One window of Schistocerca cancellata isolate TAMUIC-IGC-003103 chromosome 9, iqSchCanc2.1, whole genome shotgun sequence genomic DNA carries:
- the LOC126100231 gene encoding SH3 domain-binding glutamic acid-rich protein homolog, whose translation MVVKVYISGISGNKEVKKRQQRVQMILDSKSIEYVTVDITEPGNENEKEFMQQNGKARSSKYPLPPQLFNEEEYCGDYEDFDMANEIDELEKFLKMTPAVSKAEINLEKSETSADENVVENGELNGNPPSRENSSEKNEDKEAAGSAADERREEKTEEAGDQQNEEE comes from the exons ATGGTGGTGAAAGTCTACATATCAGGAATTTCTGGTAATAAGGAG GTGAAAAAACGCCAACAGAGGGTTCAAATGATACTGGACAGCAAAAGTATAGAATATGTAACTGTGGATATAACAGAACCGGGAAatgagaatgaaaaagaatttatgCAGCAAAACGGCAAGGCAAGATCGTCTAAATACCCACTGCCGCCTCAATTATTCAACGAAGAAGAGTATTGTGGT gatTACGAAGACTTTGACATGGCAAATGAAATCGATGAATTGGAGAAGTTTCTGAAGATGACACCAGCAGTTTCCAAAGcggaaataaatttagaaaaatcagAGACTTCAGCAGACGAAAACGTTGTTGAAAATGGTGAACTGAACGGGAATCCACCCAGCCGAGAG AACTCGTCAGAGAAAAATGAAGATAAGGAGGCAGCTGGAAGTGCAGCAGACGAAAGGCGAGAAGAAAAGACTGAGGAAGCAGGTGACCAGCAAAATGAGGAAGAATAA